The DNA sequence CATCTCCGTCGGCACCCGTCCTGAAATCATCAAGATGGCGCCCGTCCACAGCGAACTGCGCCGCCGCGGCCTGCCCGTGGCCTGGGTCCACACCGGCCAGCACCGCGAGATGGCGCAGCCGCTCTACGAGTTCTTCGGCATCGCGCCGGAGCACGAGGTCACGCTGGAGCGCCGCAACGGCCAGCTCTCGCACCTGAACGCGCTGCTGCTGGAGGGCCTGTCCACCGTGTTCGAGCAGGTGCAGCCACGCGCCGTGCTGGTCCACGGCGACACCACCAGCACGCTGGCCTCGGCACAGGCCGCGTTCTACCAGGGCGTGCCGATCGGCCATGTCGAAGCCGGCCTGCGCACCTTCAACCACCGCGAGCCCTTCCCCGAAGAGATGAACCGCGAGCTGACCGCGCGCCTGGCGCACTGGCATTTCGCGCCGACCGCCAAGGCCGCGATCAACCTGCGCAACGAAGGCGTGCGCCCGCCCGGCATCCACACCGTCGGCAACACCGCCGTCGATGCTGCGCTGGCCGGCACGGTGCGCGTGGAATCCCTGCTCGCCGACGGCCACGCCGTGCTGCCGCCCGAGCTGGACGGGCTGCGCGAAGGTCTGGCGCACCGCCAGTGGCGCCTGGTCACCGTCACCGCCCACCGCCGCGAGAACTGGGGTGAAGGCATCGAGAACATCGCCCGCGCCGTGGCAGACCTGCTGGACGCACACCCGGATCTGGCCGTGGTCTGGCCGGTGCACGGCAACCCGGCCGTGAGCGACGCGGTGCAGGCCGCGCTGGGCGAGAAGGCCCGCCGCCTGGAAGGCCGGCTGACGCTGTGTGCGCCGCTGGAGTACCCGGCGCTGCTCTGGTGCCTGCACCACAGCGTGCTGGCGCTGACCGACTCGGGCGGCATCCAGGAGGAAGGCGCGGCGCTGTCCTGCCCGGTGCTGGTGCTGCGCAACACGACGGAGCGGCCCGAGCTGATCGATGCCGGCGCTGGCGTCATCGTCGGCACCGACCGCCAGCGCATCGTGCAGACCGTGTCGCACCTGCTGCGGGACGCCACGGCGCTGCAGCGCATGCGCGACGCCGTCAATCCGTTCGGCAACGGCACCACGGCGCAGCAGATCGCCGATGTGCTGCAGCACGACCTGGGGATCTGAGATGCGTGCGGCCACCCTGACCCTGCTGCTCGCGCCCCTGCTGTGCAGCGCCGCCCAGGCCGACGAGGCGCCCCCTGTCCGCCGCGGCCAGATCGAAGTCGGCCGACAGGACAGCCGGCACAGCGCCGGCCTGCCCGGCGGCCGGGCAACCCACCTGCGTGGCAACTGGGCGCTCGGCCAGGACACGGTCCTCAACGCCGAGCTGCTGTCCGAGCGGAAGTTCGACGCCAGCGGGGGCGTGGCCGCTGTCGGTGCCACCCGGAACCTCGACCAGGACTGGTTCGCCAGCGCCACGCTGAGCCGCGGCTGGGGCGGCCCGAACTGGGCACGCCACCGCATCGACGCGTCCGTCTCGCGCAAGTGGGGCGCATCGCGGCAGTTCGTCACCACGCTGGGCGGCTACCGGGCCAACTTCGACGCCGGCCGCAGTGACCGGGGCCTGCGCGTCTCGGCCAACTACTACCTCAACCACTTCGTCGTCTTCGAGGGCGGCGCCACCTTCAACACCAGCCACCCCGGCCAGGTGCGCTCGCAGATGCCCTACCTGGCGGTGACGCTGGGCACGCCAGGGCTGCAGTTCCTCAGCCTGCGCGCCAGCCGCGGCAGCGAGGCCTACCAGAGCGTCGGCACGGGTGCGCAGCTGGTCGATTTCGACAGCCAGTCGCTCAGCCTCGACTGGCGCTACTGGCTGGCGCCGGACTGGGGCATGACCGTCCACGCCGAGCGCTATCTGAACCCGAGCTACAGCCGCACCACGGTCGGCGGTGGCCTGTTCCTGCAGTTGTGACCCCACGGAGTGCCCTTGTCCATGTTCCGCAGATCCGCCCGCCCCGCCCGGCCTGACTTCCAGCATTCGGTGGTCCACGCCGTGCTGGGCGAACTCACCCCGCGCGGCGCCCGCGGCGGTCGGGTGCAGATGCACCGCTCGATCTGGGGCCTGCACCTGCCGCCGAACCGGCTGGCCGGGTCCGTGCTGCTGGCCCTCGCGCTGACGGCGGTCATGGTGCTGCTGCGCGAGTCGATCGCCACGCTGTGGTCGACCGAGCTGCTCTGGTGGCTGACCCGCCTGGAACTGTCCGGGCGCTTCACGGCCGTGGCGGAGCACGGCCACCTGCCCTTCCAGATCGCTACCCCGGTGGTCACGCTGTTCGTCAGCGCGCCGCAGACCACGACGCTGATGTTCAACGCCATCGGCGTGGTGGCGGTGTGGTGGCTGGCGGGGATGCTGCCCGACGTGGCGCGCCCCGGCTGCTACCTGCTGCGCTTCGCCGCGATCATCCACGGCGCCGCGGTGCTGTTCTTCTGGATCTGGCCGGCGAGCTTTCCGCACTCGGTCAACGAGCATGTCGGCAATGGCCTGCAGCAGTGCTGGGCGCTGATGCTGCTGGCGCCGTGGATCCACCTCTGCACCTATTACCTGTTCGCCGTGACCTGGGGACAGCGGATCGCGCTGACCGCGCTGACCTGGGCCTACCTCTTCCTGCTCGCGCCGCTGCTGCTGGCCCTGCACGCCCTGGTGCTGCACGCCTGGGGACTGCTCGCCATGCCGCTGCTGCACCTCCTGTTCGGCGTGATGGTGGCCATCATCGGTTTCGTGGCGATCTATGGCTGGGCCATGAGCTGGGCCAACGCACGCCTGCAATCCACGCCCATCCCCTGAAAGCCCATGCTGCCCATGTCCGCCATCCTGACCTCCCTGCAGTTCCTGCGGCATCTGCCGTGGCGCCTGACCGCTGCAGTTGCAGCGGCCACCTTCGTGCTGGCTCCGGCCGGTGCACAGGTCAGTGCCAGCACGCCCCCGATGGACAGCCTGTGTCCGCCGGGGGCGCTGGTGGACGCGGCGTTCCGCGACGCCGCCGTGCTGACCATGCGGCAGCTGGTCGTGCGGGCACCGAACCAGCCCAGCCATGGCGCCGTGCGCCGGGCGCTGGCCCCTGCCCACCTCGATGCCCAGAAGCGCCCCTGGTACCACATCGCCGCCTACGAGGGCAACCTCGGCCTGATCGGCGCGCTGCGGGTCGATCCCAGCCTGCGCACCGAGGCCGCGGACTGGCTGCGCTGGCAGGTGCGCCACCTGCCGCTGCGCGGGCTCGACCAGGGTGTGCTCTACGACCGCTGGGTACTCGCCGACGGCTCGCAGGAGACGATGTGCCCGCCGGACATCGACGCCCGCCACTGCAAGCAGATCGACGCCACCGACAGCACGATTGCCTCCGTCTTCCTGATGGCCAAGGCCTATCTGGACAACGGCGGTGACGCCGCCCTGCTGCGCGAACCGGCCGTGCGCCTCGCGCTGGAGCGGGCGGCCACCGCGCTGGTCCGGCTGCAGCAGGCCAACGGGCTGAGCTGGGCCAAGCGCAGCCACCCGGTGGCCTACCTGATGGACACCGTGGAAGTGGCCGCCGGCTGGCGGGCGCTGGCCTCGGTACAGGAGCGGGTCTGGGCCCAGCCCCAGGCGGCGCAGACCAGCCGCGACCGCGCCCAGCGGGCCAGCAGCGGCGTCGAACAACAGCTCTGGGACGCCGGTGCGGGTCTGTGGCGGGTCAGTCTGGACGCGGCCTCGCCGCAGACCTCCCACTGGTATCCCGACACGATGGCGCAGGCCTGGCCGCTGCTCTGGAGCTCGGCCAGCCAGCCCGCCGGCTACACCGCGTCCCGCAACGCCTGGCCCCGCGCCGCCGCCCAGTGGCGCACCAACGACAACGCGTGGCAGACCCGCAACGTCGATCCGGCCGGCTTCTGGTGGCCGGCCGCGGCGGTGGCGGCGCATTGCGTCGGCGACACCGCCGCGGCCGTGGACTGGGTGGCGCGTGCCCGCGCCGCCTGGCTCAAGCCCCAGGCGCCCTTCGCCTGGCCGTTCCAGGTCAGTGACCTGCTCTGGCTGCTGTGGCTGGCCGAACCCGGCCCGCCGCAGGCCCCGCTGCCGACCCCGAACTGATCCCGTTCCCCCAAAAAACCACCCTCAGGAGCCCCGAATGAACACCCCCCCGCAACCAAAGCGCCGAACACTCACCACCCTGACCGCCTCGCTGCTGCTGGGCCTCGGCCTGCTCGCACCGGTCGCCCACGCGGCGGTGGTGCGCGACACGCTGGTGATGCTGGTGCCGGACACCGCCAATCTGGCCGACTGGCCGGTCAAGGTCTGGACCGACACGGCTGCCGAGGAAGGCATCCGGCTGAAGACGATGACCGACACGCAGTTCCTGGCGCTCGGGACCGGTGCCGCGACACAGATCGCCGGCCTGATCCTGCCCGACAGCGCCCACCAGCAGGCCAGCGACGCCGTCGTGGCCGCGGTGACGCAGTACGCCAACCTCGGTGGCAAGCTGATGCTGGTCTATGACGCCGGTGCGCTGACCGCCAGCGGGGTCTATGCCGCAGGCAAGTCGCGCTTCTCGGCCCTGGCCGGCGTGGATTACACGCTCTACGACACGCTGCTCGACCGCATGGTCGGCTTCGGCCCGGTCGTCAGCGATGCAACGACGCTCGACACCCTGCGCCTGCCGCCGGGCAAGTCCATGACCTGGACCGCGCCGACCACCCTGGCCCGCACCGCCAGCGCCAGCACCCAGTTCGTGCAGACCAGCACGGTCGACCCCGTGGGCACCAAGGGCATGCGGGCCTTCATCGAAGCCCGGGCCCTCAAGCGCATCGACGAAAGCTCGCGCAACGTGCGCAACGTGCAGACCACGTCCACCCAGGCGCTGCGCGACCTGCTCGGCCTGAACAGCCTGCCGTCCACCGGCAGCGTCAAGCTGGCACCCAAGGTCACGAACACGACCACGGTCAGCACGACCACCAGCACCACGGCCGCCCGCACCACCACGGCCACCACCACCGCGGTCACGGCCCTCGCCACCGCGCCGCTCAAGGCCATCAGCGGCTACGGCTACGGCTACCTCGACTACTTCAGTTTCGTGACGCAGGGCACCTACGCCGGCACGCCCTACCTGACCTCGCCCGACCATGGCCTGGTCGCCGGCAGCCGCCCGGTGGGCAGCGGCAACGTGCTGTTCGTGAACCTGCCGCTCGGCTACTTCAAGGCCATCGGCACCGACAGCGCCCCGCTGCACGGGTTCCTCGGCCTGTTCGCGCGCCAGCACGTGCAGATGCCGACCATGTCGGTGCAGCCCAAGGGCGTGGGCGGGCTGGTCTACAACTGGCACGTCGACGACGGCGACGACCTGACCACCGACATGAAGGCCCTGCTCGACACGACCACCGTGCTCCGGCGGGGACCTTTCTCGATCCACTTCACGGCCGGCCCCGACACCGTGACGCTCGGTGACGGGCAAGGCATGCACCTGGACAGCCAGGCCACCTCGCAGACGCAGTTCAAGCGCATCAAGTCACTGGCGGTCGGTCATGAACTGGCCTCGCACGGCGGCTGGAACCACGACCTCTACGGCCTGGGCGCCACCGAGACCAACCAGGCCATTTACCAGCCCTGGCTGGAGCTGAATTTCGCGGCGGTCGAGCGCCAGTACGGCAAGAAGACCACCGAATACTCGGCGCCGCAGGGCAACAACCCGACCTGGGCCGTCAACTGGCTGGAGAACCGCGGTGTCAACAGCATGTACTTCGTCGGCGACACCGGCGCCGGAGCGGTCCGTTCCTGGCGGGCCGGCAACCGGCTGACGAAATCGCTGTGGAGCTTCCCGCTGACGCCGTTCGAGAAGTACGGCACCTTCGAGGAGTTCGAGGACTTCGGCATCTCCGACACCACCTCCGGGCAGTGGCTGCTCGACCTGCAGACCTTCGTGGTCAACAAGCGCACCAACCGCATGTTCTACAACCACCCGCCCGGCGCGCGCGGCCACCTGCCGGCCATCACGCCGCTACTGACCAAGGCGGACACGCTGCAGGCCGCCGGCAAGTTCCGCTGGTACACGATGACGCAGCTCGCCCAGTTCAGCGAGCGCCGGCTGGCCACCACCTGGAACGCGGCCAGCAACCTCGGCATCGCGACGTTCACGGTCACCCACCCGAGCTCGCTGACCGACATGACCTGGCTGCTGCCCAAGACGCGCTACGCCGCGCCGCGCATCACCGCCGGCACGGGCACCGTCACCACCACGGACGCCACCGACTGGATCGTCACGGCCACCCGCGGCACATCGCTCAAGTTCACCGCCGCGGAGCGCTGAGCCCCCGCATCCACCACCACGACATGACGCAGGAGCCCACATGAACCGACATCCCTTGCAACGCCTCGCCGGCGCGCTGGTGCTGGCTGGCCTGACCGCCCTCGCCACCAGCGCACACGCCGCGCCCATCAAGGACAGCCTCGTGCTGCTCGTGCCCGACAACGCCGATCTGGCGAGCTGGCAGGTCAAGGTCTGGACCGACACCGCGCAGGAAGAAGGCTATCGCCTGCAGACGATGACCGACGCGCAGTTCCTCGCGCTGGGCACCACGTCGGCGGCCAACATCGCCGGCCTGGTCGTGCCGGACAGCGCCCACATCCAGGCCAGCGACGCGGTGGTCGCCGCCGTCAAGCAGTACGCCAACCTCGGCGGCAAGCTGATGCTGGTCTATGACGCCGGCGCGCTGACCGACAGCACCGTCTACGCGCCGGTCAAGTCGCGTTTCTCGGACCTGGTGGGCGTGGACTACGTGATGTACGAGGCCCTGCGCGACCGCGTGGTCGGCTTCGGTCCGGTGGTGGGCACGCGGGCGCGGCTGGACAGCCTGTCGCTGCCACCGGGCAAGTACACGCCCTGGGGCACGGTGACCAGCGTGGCCGGCACCGCCGCCGCGGCCACCTTCGTGCCGGCCTCCCCCGCGGACGCCGGCGGCTCGAAACACATGCGCCCGGCCATCGAAGAGCGGGCCAGGCGTGGCGTCGATGAAGGCTCGGCCAACGTGCGCCGACTGCGCGACCAGACCCTGCGCAACCTGCTGGGTCTGGCCAGCAACCCGGTCGCTGTCACGGGCACCCCGGTGACGATCACGTCCAGGGTGTCGACCGCCTCGCCCGCCATCACGCAGCACCTCGGCGACAACGTGCTGAACGTCACCACGCTGATCCGAACCCTGCTGCAGGGCACCAGCACCGTGAACGTCACCGGCACCACGTCCGCCACCGACAAGCAGCTCAACGCGATCAGCGGCTACGGCTACGGGCCGATCGACTACTTCAGCTACATCACGCAGGGCACCTTCCCCGGTCAGGTCTACCTTTCGTCGCCCGACCACGGGCTGGTGGCCGGCGTGCGCCCGACGGGCAGCGGCAAGGTGATGTTCGTCAACCTGCCGCTGGGCTACTTCAAGGCCATCGGCACCGACAGCGCCCCGCTGCACGGCTTCATGAACCTGTTCGCCACCGAGCAGGTCGGGCTGCCGAAGATGTCGATGCAGCCGCGCGGCAAGGGCGGGCTGATCTACAACTGGCACGTCGACGACGGCGACGACCTGCTGACCGACGTGAAGACGCTGCTCGACACCACCTCGGTGCTCAAGCGCGGGCCGTTCTCGATCCACTTCACGGCTGGCCACGACGTCGTCACCCTCGGCGACAACAACGGCATGTTCCTCGACACCAACGCGAAGTCGCAGGACCTCGTGCGGCGCCTGGGCAACCTGGGCGCCTGGGCGGGCAAGCTGCCGGTGCAGCACGAACTGGGCTCGCATGGCGGCTGGAACCACGACCTCTACGGCCTCGGCGCCAACGAGACCAACCAGGCCACCTACCTGCCCTGGCTGGAGCTGAACTTCGCGGCCATCGAGCGCACCACCGGCAAGAAGATCCGCGAGTACTCGGCCCCCGTCGGCAACAACCCGACCTGGGCGGTGAACTGGCTGGAGAACCGCGGCGTCAACAGCATGTACTTCGTGGGCGACACGGGCGCGCCGGGCGTGCGCTCGTGGCGCGCGGGCAACCGGCTGTCGAAGGCGCTGTGGAGCTACCCGATCGTGCCGCTGGGCAAGTACGCCACCTTCGAGGAGTTCGACCTGTTCGGCATCTCGGACGCCACCTCGGGCCAGTGGCTGATCGACCTGCAGGACTTCGTCATCAACCACCGCACCAACCGGCTGTTCTACAACCACCCGCCGGGCGCCCGCGGCCACCTGCCGGCGCTGCAGCCGATGCTGGCACGTGCCGATCTGCTGCAGCTGTTCGGACAGTTCAAGTGGTACACCATGGGCCAGATGGCGGCGTTCTCGCAGCAGCGCTTGGCCACCACCTGGAGTGCGACCACCGCCAGCGGCCTGACCACCTTCAACGCCAGCCATCCGACGTCGCTGAAGGACCAGACCTGGGTGCTGCCCCGCAGCAAGTTCGGCACGCCGTTCGTGACCTCGGGCAGCGCCACGGTCACGGCCGACAGCAACGAGTGGGTCATCGCGGCCAACGGGGGCACGCAGTTGCGTTTCGTCACCGCGCCACGCTGACCCGGGCATCCGGCCTGTCATCTCGGGTGGTGCAGCCCGCGTTACGGGCTGGCCGCCAGGGAATCAGGCCATTCAGGCTGCTTCAGGTACCGGGCGGATTTCTGCCGCAGAATCGCGGCGACGGGCTGTTCGACAGCTTGTGGACTGTTCGCTCCGGAGGTTGATCATGTGGAAACGTCTCGCAGTGGTGTGGACCCTCGTCAAGGTCGATGCACGGGTACTCTGGTACGCGCTGCAGCACCCGCAGTCACCACGCTGGCTCAAGGCTGGCGCCATCGGCATGGTGGCGTACCTGCTCTCGCCCATCGACCTGATCCCGGACGTGCTGCCGGTGCTCGGCGTGGTCGATGATCTGGTGCTGATCCCGCTGGCCATGCGCTGGCTGCTCGGACGTCTGCCCACGGCGATCCGGGACGATGCCGAACGCCGCGCCCGTGGCGAATCGGTCGACACACCCGGCAAAGGTCGCCCGACCTCGGTGCGCATCTTCAAGTGAATCGCCCCGTGCATGGCGTACGATCCGGACCATGAACCTGATCGATTTCGAGCTCCGCGGCGAGTTCATTCCCCTTGATGCCCTGCTGAAAGCCACCGCTGTCGCGCACAGCGGTGGCGCCGCCAAGACCTTGGTGGCCGATGGTCACGTTCTGGTCGATGGCCAGCCCGAATCGCGCAAGACCTGCAAGATTCGCGCGGGACAGGTGGTCACGGTCGAGATGGCGCATACACGCATCCGGGTCCACGCACCTGCGCTCTGAACCCGGATCCTTGATGCCGGTCAACCCGCCGGAACTTTCTGGCAGCAGAGCAGTCTCACTCCGCATGGTCAACGGGCGCTCCTGCCCTTCCATGTCCACCCTAGAGGAAATGATGAACCGATTCTGGCGTACCGCGGTGTGCGTGCTTGCCCTGAGCACGGCCCTGGCTCCCGCACTGTCCGAGGCCAAGCGCCTGGGCGGTGGCGGCTCTTCCGGCATGCAGCGCAGCCTGCCGTCCAAGAGCACGCCCACCCAGAACGCACCGGCTCAGACTCCGCAACAGGCTGCGCCTACCGCCCCGATGGCTGGCGCGGCAGCCACGGGTGCGGCTGCGGCTGGCAAGCGTTCCTGGATGGGTCCTCTCGCAGGTCTGGCAGCGGGCCTCGGCATCGCGGCACTGATGAGCCATCTCGGTCTGGGAGAAGCCTTCGGCAATTTCCTGATGGTTGCGCTGCTGGTCATGGCGGCACTGGCGGCCTTCGCATGGTTCAAGCGCCGCTCGACCGGCGCTGGCCAGCGTCCGGCACTGGCAGGTGCTTCTGCCGGCGCGGGGACGGGCGGTGGCTTCGGAACCTCGGCAGCACAGGCTGGAGGTGTCACCGAGCGATCGGCGCACAGCGTGAGCTGGCCCGGCGCGGTCGGCGCAGGGGCTGCCGGCAGTGCTGCGGCAAGCTTTTCCCAGGCGGGTCCGGCCCCCGCCGCCGCGCATCTGCCGCCTGATTTCGATCGTCCGGGTTTCGAGCGCATCGCCCGCATGATCTTCATCCGCATGCAGGCGGCCAACGACCGCGCCGACCTGAATGATCTGCGCGAGTTCACGACGCCCGAGATGTTCGCGAGCATCCGCACCGATCTGCAGGACCGCGGCAGCAGCAAGCAGGAAACCGACGTGGTCGAAGTGCACGCCGAGATCCTCGACTTCGACCGCGAAGCGCAGCGCGACGTGGTCAGCGTGCGCTACACCGGGCTGATCCGCGAGGATGCCGGTGCGCAGGCGGCGCCGTTCGATGAAGTGTGGCACCTGATCCAGCCGAGTGACCGCAGCCGCAACTGGGCCATCGCGGGCATCCAGCAAGCCAGCTGAGCCACGGCCGGACCAGACCTCGGGCGCACTCAGGCGATCATGACCCTGTTGCGCCCGAGGTGCTTGGCCCGGTAGAGCAGATCGTCTGCCGTGCCGTAGAGCAATTCCACGGTGGTGTCCAGATCCTCCAGTTGCATCGAGCCAATGGCCACCACCCCGGCCGAGACGGTGATCTGCAGGGGCAGCCCGTTCCGCCCGGGCATCAACAGCGCCGCGATGGTCTGCCGCAGGTCCTCGGCCAGTTCGAGCGCACCGGCCCGGTCCGTCAGCGGCAGCCCGATGCAGAATTCCTCCCCGCCCATCCGGCCGAACACGTCCGACGCCCGCAAGCGCAGGCGCACCGCCTCGGAAAATCGCCGCAGCACCAGGTCACCGACCAGATGGCCGTGTTCGTCGTTCACCCGCTTGAAGTGGTCCAGATCGAGCAGCACCAGGGCCATCGGTGTCCGCTCGCGCCGGCAGCGGTCCAGCAGGTGCTCCAGCATCGACCGGGCCGTCGCCCGGTTGTAGCAACCCGTCAGCTCGTCGTGCGAGGCGAGTTGTTCCATCTGCCGCTGCGTGCGCTCGAAGTTGGCCAGCAGAAAGCCGAAGCTGACTCCGATCAATGCCAGAAATGCCGTCAGGAGCGTCAGGCCTTGCGTCCATCCGGGTTGCATCAGATCCACATAGCGACCCGGTTCCATCAGGGCATGTGCACCGCGTGCCGTCAGCGCGGCACAGCACACGCCCAACATGACGGAGAGGGTCCGCAAGGACGGTTCAAGTTTCCATGCATTTCGCCACAGGACATGGAGAGTGGGAACCAGCAGCAACGCGAACCAGAAGCTGGCCGCTGCCGCATAGTAGGCGTAGGACGTTGTGTGCAGAGCCGTCCAGGCCATCAGAAGCAGT is a window from the Sphaerotilus montanus genome containing:
- a CDS encoding YaiO family outer membrane beta-barrel protein, with product MRAATLTLLLAPLLCSAAQADEAPPVRRGQIEVGRQDSRHSAGLPGGRATHLRGNWALGQDTVLNAELLSERKFDASGGVAAVGATRNLDQDWFASATLSRGWGGPNWARHRIDASVSRKWGASRQFVTTLGGYRANFDAGRSDRGLRVSANYYLNHFVVFEGGATFNTSHPGQVRSQMPYLAVTLGTPGLQFLSLRASRGSEAYQSVGTGAQLVDFDSQSLSLDWRYWLAPDWGMTVHAERYLNPSYSRTTVGGGLFLQL
- a CDS encoding GGDEF domain-containing protein; the protein is MQETRGAGGNAAPQQLVGQCSVTIIHLPTVLIALVTGYAMLVLDLFLARRSLMADRPELRTWAYGSLLLLLGLLAIPLRRWIPLGPAILLGNGLMAMGLTVYGQALHQFVCQRNLPRATWILFGSGLLLMAWTALHTTSYAYYAAAASFWFALLLVPTLHVLWRNAWKLEPSLRTLSVMLGVCCAALTARGAHALMEPGRYVDLMQPGWTQGLTLLTAFLALIGVSFGFLLANFERTQRQMEQLASHDELTGCYNRATARSMLEHLLDRCRRERTPMALVLLDLDHFKRVNDEHGHLVGDLVLRRFSEAVRLRLRASDVFGRMGGEEFCIGLPLTDRAGALELAEDLRQTIAALLMPGRNGLPLQITVSAGVVAIGSMQLEDLDTTVELLYGTADDLLYRAKHLGRNRVMIA
- a CDS encoding YkvA family protein, which encodes MWKRLAVVWTLVKVDARVLWYALQHPQSPRWLKAGAIGMVAYLLSPIDLIPDVLPVLGVVDDLVLIPLAMRWLLGRLPTAIRDDAERRARGESVDTPGKGRPTSVRIFK
- a CDS encoding RNA-binding S4 domain-containing protein, which gives rise to MNLIDFELRGEFIPLDALLKATAVAHSGGAAKTLVADGHVLVDGQPESRKTCKIRAGQVVTVEMAHTRIRVHAPAL
- a CDS encoding Tim44 domain-containing protein, producing MNRFWRTAVCVLALSTALAPALSEAKRLGGGGSSGMQRSLPSKSTPTQNAPAQTPQQAAPTAPMAGAAATGAAAAGKRSWMGPLAGLAAGLGIAALMSHLGLGEAFGNFLMVALLVMAALAAFAWFKRRSTGAGQRPALAGASAGAGTGGGFGTSAAQAGGVTERSAHSVSWPGAVGAGAAGSAAASFSQAGPAPAAAHLPPDFDRPGFERIARMIFIRMQAANDRADLNDLREFTTPEMFASIRTDLQDRGSSKQETDVVEVHAEILDFDREAQRDVVSVRYTGLIREDAGAQAAPFDEVWHLIQPSDRSRNWAIAGIQQAS
- the wecB gene encoding non-hydrolyzing UDP-N-acetylglucosamine 2-epimerase codes for the protein MQRPILISVGTRPEIIKMAPVHSELRRRGLPVAWVHTGQHREMAQPLYEFFGIAPEHEVTLERRNGQLSHLNALLLEGLSTVFEQVQPRAVLVHGDTTSTLASAQAAFYQGVPIGHVEAGLRTFNHREPFPEEMNRELTARLAHWHFAPTAKAAINLRNEGVRPPGIHTVGNTAVDAALAGTVRVESLLADGHAVLPPELDGLREGLAHRQWRLVTVTAHRRENWGEGIENIARAVADLLDAHPDLAVVWPVHGNPAVSDAVQAALGEKARRLEGRLTLCAPLEYPALLWCLHHSVLALTDSGGIQEEGAALSCPVLVLRNTTERPELIDAGAGVIVGTDRQRIVQTVSHLLRDATALQRMRDAVNPFGNGTTAQQIADVLQHDLGI